Proteins found in one Micropterus dolomieu isolate WLL.071019.BEF.003 ecotype Adirondacks linkage group LG12, ASM2129224v1, whole genome shotgun sequence genomic segment:
- the LOC123981201 gene encoding butyrophilin subfamily 1 member A1-like, giving the protein MLHPKIESSDGVSYRTCSVLLFIILQIQSVGAQSELTCSHQPVVALAGDDVILPCHLEPAVSASSDTVVWTRPGLEPEYVHVHQDGRLIFQRQNPSYHYRTRLFADELMKGNVSLKIFSVKISDAGRYYCFLESMQKEASIQLTVGAVSSPIIQVVSDNSSSVVLQCESAGWYPEPEVFWLDGEGNLLSAGPTETVRGPDDLYTVSSRVTVEKRHSNNFTCRVQQKDINQTRETHIQVPAGFFRDLSSSDWILITILLCIAASVFILLTFYIYRIRRNKQTDKNNKADCPELSRLTGSKET; this is encoded by the exons ATGCTGCACCCAAAGATAGAGTCCAGTGATGGAGTGTCCTACAGGACCTGCAGTGTTTTGCTTTTCATCATTCTTCAAATACAATCTGTTGGAG CTCAGTCAGAGTTGACTTGTTCACATCAACCAGTGGTAGCCCTGGCtggtgatgatgtcattttACCATGTCACCTTGAACCTGCAGTCAGTGCCAGTTCTGACACAGTGGTGTGGACCAGACCTGGTTTGGAGCCAGAGTACGTCCATGTTCACCAAGATGGACGACTGATATTTCAGAGGCAAAATCCATCTTATCATTATCGTACACGACTGTTTGCGGATGAACTGATGAAAGGAAACGTCTCCCTGAAAATCTTCAGTGTGAAAATCTCTGATGCAGGAAGATACTATTGTTTCCTTGAATCAATGCAGAAGGAAGCCTCCATCCAGCTCACTGTTG gTGCTGTCTCCTCGCCCATCATACAGGTTGTCTCAGATAACAGCAGCAGTGTGGTGTTACAGTGTGAGTCTGCAGGCTGGTATCCAGAGCCTGAGGTGTTCTGGCTGGACGGTGAGGGaaacctcctctctgctggaccTACAGAGACAGTCAGAGGTCCTGATGACCTCTAtactgtcagcagcagagtgactgTGGAGAAGAGACACAGCAACAACTTCACCTGTAGAGTCCAACAGAAGGACATCAACCAGACCAGAGAGACTCACATCCAGGTTCCAG CTGGTTTCTTCAGGGATCTGTCCTCTTCTGATTGGATTTTGATCACCATTCTTCTTTGCATTGCTGCCTCGGTGttcattttattaacattttacatttaca GGATCAGGAGGAACAAgcaaactgacaaaaacaataagGCAGACTGTCCAGAGTTATCCAGATTGACTGGTTCAAAAGAAACTTGA
- the anapc10 gene encoding anaphase-promoting complex subunit 10: MATPSKTPPGADPKQLERTGTVREIGSQAVWSLSSCKPGFGVDQLRDDNLETYWQSDGSQPHLVNIQFRRRTTVKMLCIYADYKSDESYTPSKISVRVGNNFHNLQEIRQLEMVEPSGWIHISLMNQRTNEPISTFMIQIAVLANHQNGRDTHMRQIKVYTPVEESSVGKFPRCTTVDFMMYRTIR, translated from the exons ATGGCCACCCCGAGCAAGACACCACCCGGCGCAGACCCAAAGCAGCTGGAGCGGACCGGGACGGTCCGGGAGATCGGCTCCCAGGCTGTGTGGTCCCTATCCTCCTGTAAACCAG GTTTCGGAGTGGATCAGCTGAGGGACGACAACCTGGAGACCTACTGGCAGTCAGACGGATCCCAACCTCACTTAGTCAACATACAGTTCAG GAGGAGAACGACAGTGAAGATGCTGTGTATTTACGCTGACTATAAGTCAGATGAGAGCTACACACCCAGTAAGATCTCAGTCAGAGTGGGCAACAACTTCCACAACTTACAGGAAATCAGG CAGTTGGAGATGGTGGAGCCCAGTGGATGGATTCACATCTCTCTGATGAATCAG cgGACAAACGAACCGATCAGCACCTTCATGATCCAGATTGCTGTGCTGGCCAACCACCAGAACGGCAGAGACACGCACATGCGGCAGATCAAAGTCTACACGCCTGTGGAGGAGAGCTCCGTTGGAAAGTTCCCACGATGCACCACGGTGGACTTCATGATGTACCGCACGATCAGGTGA